Proteins from one Amycolatopsis benzoatilytica AK 16/65 genomic window:
- a CDS encoding cysteine desulfurase family protein, with amino-acid sequence MTYLDHAATTPMLPEAVAAMTEALSTVGNASALHSSGRRARRSVEEAREAIAAAMGARPSEVIFTGGGTESDNLAVKGIFWARNGDDPARRRILCSTVEHHAVLDTVEWLEQHSGAEITWLEVDDQGRVAEDTLRTAIESSPETVALATVMWANNEVGTVNPIAALASVCNEYNIPLHTDAVQAVGAVPVDFTASGAAALTLTGHKLGGPYGVGALLLSRDTSCVPVLHGGGQERSVRSGTLDVPAIAGFAAAVQAAVGGRADYAARVEKLRDELAAAVLREVPDAILNGREGDRLPSHAHFTFPGCAGDSLLMLLDAKGIECSTGSACTAGVAQPSHVLLAMGADASAARGSLRFSLGHTSTLDDVHTLAREIGGVVARARQAGLAGMRKQIQKQEV; translated from the coding sequence ATGACCTATCTCGACCATGCGGCGACCACTCCGATGCTGCCCGAAGCCGTGGCGGCGATGACTGAGGCTTTGTCCACCGTGGGCAACGCCTCCGCGCTGCACTCTTCGGGCCGGCGGGCTCGCCGGTCGGTCGAGGAGGCGCGCGAGGCGATCGCCGCGGCGATGGGTGCGCGTCCGTCGGAAGTCATTTTCACCGGTGGAGGCACCGAGAGCGACAATCTCGCGGTCAAGGGCATCTTCTGGGCACGCAATGGTGATGACCCAGCCCGCCGCCGTATCCTTTGCAGCACGGTTGAACACCACGCGGTTCTGGACACAGTCGAGTGGCTGGAACAGCATTCCGGCGCGGAGATCACCTGGCTCGAAGTCGACGATCAGGGCCGGGTTGCTGAGGACACGCTTCGCACCGCGATCGAATCGTCGCCGGAGACCGTCGCGTTGGCCACAGTGATGTGGGCGAACAACGAGGTCGGCACCGTCAATCCGATCGCCGCTCTCGCCTCGGTCTGCAACGAGTACAACATCCCCCTGCACACCGACGCAGTACAGGCAGTCGGTGCGGTGCCCGTCGACTTCACCGCTTCCGGGGCGGCCGCGCTCACTCTTACTGGTCACAAACTCGGTGGCCCCTACGGCGTCGGCGCACTGCTGCTCAGCCGTGACACCTCCTGCGTCCCGGTGCTGCACGGCGGCGGGCAGGAGCGCAGCGTGCGCTCCGGCACCCTCGACGTTCCCGCCATCGCCGGCTTCGCAGCCGCCGTGCAAGCTGCCGTCGGCGGACGTGCGGATTACGCCGCTCGGGTCGAAAAGCTGCGTGATGAACTCGCGGCCGCAGTCCTGCGTGAGGTCCCAGACGCGATCCTCAACGGCCGTGAAGGAGACCGCCTCCCGAGCCACGCCCATTTCACTTTCCCCGGCTGCGCGGGCGACAGCCTGCTGATGCTCCTGGACGCAAAGGGCATCGAGTGCTCCACCGGCTCGGCCTGCACGGCAGGCGTCGCGCAGCCAAGTCACGTTCTCCTCGCAATGGGTGCGGATGCTTCCGCAGCAAGGGGATCCCTCCGATTTTCGCTCGGTCACACGTCGACACTGGACGACGTGCACACCCTTGCCCGTGAGATCGGCGGTGTCGTCGCCCGCGCTCGACAGGCCGGCCTCGCCGGCATGCGTAAACAGATCCAGAAGCAAGAGGTGTAA
- a CDS encoding NADP-dependent oxidoreductase, whose amino-acid sequence MRAITFAEYGGPEVLQLAEVPAPEPGPGQVRVAVRRAGVNPIDWKIRSGAMAGGAALENPQIPGLEIAGVVDAIGGGAEFSVGDEVFGWSSTGGYAEFALGGTIVRKPADLSWEDAAALPVAGETALRVLRLLEVKPGELLVVHGASGAVGRFATQIAVRTGATVIGTAGQRSLDEVQSLGATPVRYGEGWLERVRAAADRPVDAVFDASGHGVLPESVELRGSKERIVTIADPAAFEMGIPFTSGGQDGQTPEVLNEILGYVQAGLRIAQGKSYPLAEAAAAQEESQNGHPGGKLTIAVS is encoded by the coding sequence ATGCGAGCTATCACTTTCGCCGAGTACGGCGGACCCGAAGTCCTTCAACTGGCCGAAGTCCCGGCACCGGAGCCTGGCCCGGGCCAGGTGCGCGTCGCCGTTCGGCGGGCAGGCGTGAACCCGATCGACTGGAAGATCCGGTCCGGAGCGATGGCCGGCGGCGCAGCACTCGAAAACCCGCAGATCCCGGGCCTGGAGATCGCGGGGGTAGTCGACGCGATCGGCGGCGGCGCTGAGTTCAGCGTCGGCGACGAGGTGTTCGGATGGTCGTCGACCGGCGGGTATGCGGAGTTCGCGCTCGGTGGAACGATTGTCCGCAAGCCGGCGGATCTCTCATGGGAAGACGCGGCGGCGTTGCCGGTCGCCGGCGAGACGGCGTTGCGGGTCTTGCGTTTGCTCGAGGTCAAGCCCGGTGAGCTTCTCGTAGTTCACGGCGCGAGTGGCGCTGTCGGGCGGTTTGCGACCCAGATAGCGGTCAGAACAGGGGCGACCGTCATCGGAACGGCTGGGCAACGAAGCCTCGATGAGGTTCAGTCGTTAGGAGCGACTCCGGTGCGTTACGGCGAGGGTTGGCTTGAGCGAGTCCGGGCAGCGGCTGACCGGCCTGTCGACGCGGTGTTCGATGCGTCCGGCCATGGGGTCTTGCCGGAGTCGGTCGAGCTGCGTGGGTCGAAGGAACGCATCGTAACCATCGCGGATCCGGCGGCATTCGAGATGGGGATTCCGTTCACTTCCGGCGGACAAGATGGCCAGACGCCTGAGGTACTCAACGAGATCCTCGGATACGTCCAAGCTGGGCTGCGGATTGCTCAGGGGAAGAGCTACCCGCTGGCGGAAGCAGCAGCCGCGCAGGAGGAGAGCCAGAACGGCCATCCCGGCGGGAAGCTGACCATCGCCGTTTCTTGA
- a CDS encoding MBL fold metallo-hydrolase, protein MEPLPEGSNSNWADPGVYEVATGVYRIPLPLPNDGLRAVNVYAVTDGTDLVLVDSGWALEESRRLLTEALDAIGAELGDVREFLITHVHRDHYTQAVALRREFGNRIALGKLEEPSLDASADPNKFPLQAQVDLLRRSGGQAVITALSQMFGSAPRPTEDDLWEAPDEWLAPGRRTVLPGRELDVVHTPGHTNGHVVFVDAAAGLLFSGDHVLPHITPSIGFQPVPADLPLNDYLESLRLVRAMPDHRMLPAHGPVTDSVHARIDELLAHHSQRLETMAAQIEAGASTAFEAASRLGWTRRGRKLSEMDAFNQMLAVLETGAHLDLLASQGKLAVEETDEIRRYKTA, encoded by the coding sequence GTGGAGCCGTTGCCCGAAGGCAGCAACTCGAATTGGGCGGACCCCGGGGTTTACGAAGTAGCCACGGGTGTCTACCGAATCCCGTTGCCCTTGCCGAACGACGGCCTGCGCGCAGTCAACGTCTATGCCGTTACCGACGGCACCGACCTTGTGCTCGTCGACTCGGGCTGGGCACTCGAAGAGTCTCGCCGCCTGCTGACCGAAGCGCTCGACGCGATCGGTGCCGAACTGGGTGACGTTCGCGAGTTCCTCATCACCCACGTCCATCGGGACCACTACACCCAAGCCGTCGCACTCCGGCGCGAGTTCGGCAATCGCATCGCCCTCGGCAAGCTCGAAGAGCCCTCGCTAGACGCAAGTGCCGATCCGAACAAGTTCCCTTTGCAGGCTCAGGTCGACCTCCTTCGTCGCAGCGGCGGCCAAGCGGTCATCACCGCACTGAGCCAGATGTTCGGCTCAGCACCTCGCCCTACCGAGGACGATCTTTGGGAAGCCCCGGACGAGTGGCTGGCACCTGGCCGGCGCACCGTGCTGCCCGGACGAGAGCTGGACGTCGTCCATACACCGGGCCACACCAATGGTCACGTGGTTTTTGTGGACGCCGCAGCCGGCCTGTTGTTCTCCGGCGACCACGTGCTGCCTCACATCACGCCCTCGATCGGTTTCCAACCTGTTCCCGCGGACTTGCCGCTCAACGACTACCTCGAATCGCTCCGCTTGGTGCGGGCCATGCCTGACCACCGCATGCTGCCGGCCCACGGACCGGTCACCGACAGCGTGCATGCGCGCATCGACGAACTCCTTGCCCATCACAGCCAACGTCTCGAGACGATGGCCGCCCAAATCGAAGCCGGCGCAAGCACAGCGTTCGAAGCGGCCAGCCGCCTGGGCTGGACGCGCCGTGGCCGCAAACTGTCCGAAATGGATGCCTTCAACCAGATGCTCGCCGTTCTGGAAACCGGCGCGCACCTGGATCTCCTGGCCTCACAGGGCAAGCTGGCGGTCGAAGAGACCGACGAAATTCGCCGCTACAAGACCGCATAG
- the mnmA gene encoding tRNA 2-thiouridine(34) synthase MnmA has protein sequence MRVLAAMSGGVDSAVAAARAVDAGHDVVGVHLALSAQPGTLRTGSRGCCTIEDSHDARRAADILGIPFYIWDFAERFTEEVVETFVGEYAAGRTPNPCVTCNEKIKFEALLEKALALGFDAVATGHYARLATVDGELELRRSADEGKDQSYVLASLQPEQLRHAMFPLGDSWKSDVRAEAEQRGLSVARKPDSHDICFIPDGDTKKFLEKRLGERPGELVDAETGAVLGRHTGVHGFTVGQRKGLGIDAPAADGRPRYVLSLEPVSGTVKVGSSADLGVGAIDADRAIWPSGRVLDGPTECTVQVRAHGGIADAVAEVGDDGRVSIQLREPLRGVAPGQVVVLYQQDGEAGDLVLGSAKISGTR, from the coding sequence ATGCGGGTTTTGGCTGCAATGAGCGGAGGAGTCGACTCGGCCGTAGCCGCAGCGCGTGCGGTGGATGCCGGCCACGACGTCGTTGGAGTGCACCTGGCGCTTTCGGCTCAACCGGGCACGCTGCGGACCGGTTCGCGTGGCTGCTGCACCATCGAAGACTCACATGACGCGCGACGGGCCGCGGACATCCTCGGCATCCCCTTCTACATCTGGGACTTCGCGGAGCGCTTCACCGAAGAGGTCGTCGAAACCTTCGTGGGTGAGTACGCCGCCGGCCGGACACCGAACCCCTGTGTGACCTGCAACGAGAAGATCAAGTTCGAGGCCCTGCTCGAGAAGGCGCTTGCGCTCGGATTCGACGCCGTCGCGACGGGTCACTACGCGCGTCTGGCTACGGTCGACGGTGAACTGGAGCTCCGCCGGAGCGCGGACGAGGGCAAGGACCAGTCTTACGTACTGGCTTCCCTTCAGCCGGAGCAGCTTCGCCATGCAATGTTTCCGCTCGGCGACTCCTGGAAGTCGGACGTGCGAGCAGAAGCTGAGCAGCGCGGGCTTTCCGTTGCACGCAAGCCCGACAGCCATGACATCTGCTTCATTCCGGATGGCGACACCAAGAAGTTCCTCGAGAAGCGACTTGGCGAGCGTCCGGGAGAGTTGGTCGACGCGGAGACGGGCGCAGTGCTGGGACGCCACACCGGTGTGCACGGGTTCACGGTGGGGCAGCGGAAGGGACTTGGCATCGATGCGCCGGCTGCCGATGGCCGTCCGCGGTACGTCCTTTCCCTTGAACCTGTTTCGGGCACGGTGAAGGTCGGATCGTCGGCTGATCTCGGTGTCGGAGCTATCGATGCAGACCGGGCGATCTGGCCGAGCGGGAGAGTTCTCGACGGGCCGACCGAATGCACGGTTCAGGTCCGTGCACACGGCGGCATCGCCGATGCCGTCGCCGAAGTGGGCGACGACGGGAGAGTTTCCATCCAGCTGCGCGAGCCGTTGCGGGGTGTGGCACCCGGTCAGGTCGTGGTCCTCTACCAGCAAGACGGCGAGGCAGGCGACCTCGTTCTCGGCAGCGCCAAGATCTCGGGAACGCGCTGA
- a CDS encoding MFS transporter produces the protein MSQTVQTRPHKSVLWSPEHRLVTVGLLLVVTLVAFENMGVATAMPTLVAELHGFALYSWPFTTFLVASVVATVLSGRLGDRRGPAPALLVGPALFAAGLLVAGTATTMPALLAGRALQGFGSGFLLVSVSLLIALTFSDRERPVIYAANAAAWVLPAVIGPSVAGLVTVTVGWRWVFLGLIPLVGIGVALLYAVTRRLPAHVPSSRGRRAGVIPAVVAALGVAALSWAGQHPSPVAIIYGAAGLVALAVALRKLLPVGTMTSRPGLPTVVASRALISGAYAGMEAYLPLTMSSVHGYSPALAGLPLTITALGWSAASALQGRFLDWSREVSLRTGFALVAAGLVGFGFVAQPWFPAWVAFIICAVGGAGMGIAMPAISVLLLRYSPEGERGFNTSAMQLADWVGAALLIGLGGVLLTVVASAAQPSLPMAVLAIALVLLALLGVRLTSRWPKQV, from the coding sequence ATGAGTCAGACCGTCCAAACGCGGCCGCACAAAAGTGTTCTGTGGAGTCCCGAGCACCGTCTCGTCACTGTCGGCCTGCTGCTCGTGGTCACGCTCGTGGCGTTCGAGAACATGGGCGTTGCCACTGCGATGCCGACCTTGGTCGCCGAGTTGCACGGCTTCGCGCTGTACTCGTGGCCGTTCACCACCTTCCTGGTGGCGAGCGTCGTGGCCACAGTCTTGTCCGGCCGGCTGGGAGATCGCCGGGGCCCGGCCCCGGCGTTGCTGGTCGGGCCGGCGTTGTTCGCAGCCGGACTCCTCGTCGCGGGCACCGCGACCACCATGCCAGCGCTCCTCGCCGGCCGTGCCCTGCAGGGCTTCGGCTCGGGGTTCCTGCTGGTCTCGGTGTCGCTTCTGATCGCTCTGACGTTCAGCGACCGCGAACGCCCCGTCATCTACGCCGCCAACGCGGCGGCATGGGTTCTGCCAGCCGTCATCGGCCCTTCGGTGGCCGGTTTGGTGACCGTCACCGTCGGCTGGCGATGGGTGTTCCTCGGGTTGATTCCGCTGGTCGGGATAGGAGTAGCCCTCCTCTACGCGGTCACTCGCCGGTTGCCGGCCCATGTCCCGTCGTCGCGCGGACGTCGTGCCGGAGTTATCCCTGCGGTGGTCGCTGCGTTGGGCGTCGCGGCGCTGAGTTGGGCGGGGCAACACCCGTCGCCGGTCGCGATCATCTACGGTGCCGCGGGGCTGGTCGCGCTGGCGGTCGCGCTGCGGAAGCTATTGCCCGTTGGCACGATGACGTCTCGGCCCGGGCTGCCCACGGTGGTTGCCTCCCGCGCCCTGATCTCCGGCGCGTACGCCGGGATGGAGGCGTACCTCCCGCTGACGATGAGCTCTGTGCATGGCTACAGCCCCGCTCTTGCCGGTCTGCCGCTGACCATCACCGCGCTCGGCTGGTCCGCCGCGTCCGCGCTCCAGGGCCGGTTTCTCGATTGGTCGCGCGAGGTATCGCTGAGAACCGGGTTCGCCCTGGTCGCTGCCGGTTTGGTCGGGTTCGGTTTCGTCGCCCAACCGTGGTTCCCGGCCTGGGTGGCATTCATCATTTGCGCGGTTGGCGGCGCAGGGATGGGCATCGCAATGCCCGCCATCTCAGTCCTGCTGCTGCGCTATTCGCCGGAGGGGGAGCGCGGGTTCAACACCTCAGCCATGCAGTTGGCGGACTGGGTCGGAGCGGCGCTGCTCATTGGCCTCGGCGGGGTTCTCCTAACCGTCGTCGCGTCGGCCGCTCAGCCGTCGCTGCCGATGGCGGTGCTCGCCATCGCGCTCGTACTGCTCGCGCTGCTCGGCGTCCGCCTCACCAGCAGGTGGCCGAAACAGGTGTGA
- a CDS encoding DUF222 domain-containing protein → MNMSAAAANQADHGTTTETADLVFLLRAMQSNLELFGRLQAEQLMAAAKSADRQIAQLQALQLRCLAALRRRRPDQRELACELALALHITDTRAGAMLSAADALTERLPRTLRLMDQGELDLYRAMKVTIGTSRLSDHHAQLVDVLLEPRLADKNPTQIRKATAYAATKIDPDGAANRMTQRHSERRVMLHHQSEGISQLTVDNVSTDKATAAYLRIDRIARSLKTGSEKRTLDQLRADVAVDLLLTGKGGVPERSEVYLYVDLQTYLGLNNNPAELTGHGHIPAELARHIATGPDTTLRRVITDPLTGQVIEVGKFRYRPNIDVDELIRVRDRECRQPGCPRPAQSCVTEATGSDPTDTDSTLSYCRRHRRLKNRADWTYQVLEDGKLVVTTPTGETAESTAPPLHDPQPNPEHPGQERLGA, encoded by the coding sequence ATGAACATGTCCGCCGCCGCGGCAAACCAAGCCGACCACGGCACCACCACCGAAACCGCCGACCTTGTCTTTTTGCTTCGCGCCATGCAGTCAAATCTGGAACTTTTCGGGCGTCTGCAAGCCGAACAACTCATGGCAGCAGCCAAGAGCGCAGACCGGCAGATAGCGCAGCTGCAGGCTCTGCAGCTGCGCTGCCTGGCCGCACTGCGAAGACGAAGACCGGACCAGCGTGAACTGGCTTGCGAACTCGCCCTTGCTTTGCACATCACGGACACCCGCGCTGGAGCGATGCTCTCCGCCGCCGACGCTTTGACCGAGCGCTTGCCACGGACCCTGCGCCTCATGGACCAGGGCGAGTTGGACCTCTATCGAGCTATGAAGGTCACCATCGGCACGAGTCGCCTCTCCGACCACCACGCACAGCTGGTCGACGTTCTGCTCGAGCCCCGGTTGGCCGATAAGAACCCGACGCAGATCCGCAAAGCAACCGCATACGCTGCAACAAAAATCGATCCGGACGGCGCAGCGAACCGGATGACGCAGAGGCACTCCGAGCGACGGGTCATGCTCCACCACCAAAGCGAAGGCATTTCGCAGCTTACCGTCGACAACGTATCGACCGACAAGGCCACCGCAGCCTATCTTCGCATCGATCGGATAGCTCGATCGCTCAAGACCGGCAGTGAAAAACGCACCCTCGACCAACTACGAGCCGACGTCGCGGTAGACCTCTTGCTCACGGGCAAGGGCGGCGTGCCGGAGCGAAGCGAGGTGTACCTCTATGTCGACCTGCAGACGTACCTGGGGCTCAACAACAATCCAGCAGAGCTGACCGGTCATGGACACATCCCCGCCGAGTTGGCGCGCCACATCGCGACCGGCCCCGACACCACCCTCCGCAGGGTGATCACTGATCCGCTGACCGGGCAGGTCATCGAGGTCGGGAAATTCAGGTACCGGCCCAACATCGACGTGGACGAGCTCATTCGAGTCCGTGACCGAGAGTGCCGGCAGCCGGGATGCCCGCGACCAGCGCAGAGCTGCGTTACGGAAGCAACCGGCTCTGATCCCACAGACACCGATTCGACGTTGAGCTATTGCCGTCGTCATCGCCGGTTGAAGAACCGCGCAGACTGGACCTACCAGGTCTTGGAAGACGGAAAGCTCGTTGTCACAACACCGACCGGGGAAACGGCAGAAAGCACAGCTCCGCCGCTACACGATCCGCAACCGAATCCTGAGCATCCAGGCCAAGAACGCCTGGGCGCGTAA
- a CDS encoding GNAT family N-acetyltransferase yields the protein MTPLAVRKARRDDVEAIVRMLADDQLGATRDSPDDLDPYLHAFESIAADPNQLLVVATSSDDQPVATLQLTIIPGLARRGALRGQIEAVRVHQDRRGSGLGARLVQWAIDESRRRGCNLVQLTSDTSRQDAHRFYERLGFVPSHTGFKLRL from the coding sequence ATGACACCCCTGGCCGTAAGGAAGGCCCGCCGCGACGATGTCGAAGCGATCGTGCGGATGCTTGCCGACGACCAGCTCGGCGCAACCCGAGATTCGCCCGACGACCTCGACCCTTACCTGCACGCTTTCGAAAGCATTGCCGCAGACCCGAATCAGCTGCTGGTCGTCGCGACCTCCTCGGACGACCAGCCAGTGGCGACGCTTCAGCTGACGATCATCCCCGGTCTCGCTCGACGCGGCGCGCTTCGCGGGCAAATCGAGGCGGTCCGCGTACACCAGGACCGCCGCGGTTCGGGCCTTGGTGCGCGACTCGTGCAATGGGCCATCGACGAATCCCGGCGACGCGGCTGCAACCTGGTCCAACTCACGTCGGATACAAGCAGGCAGGACGCGCACCGTTTCTACGAACGACTGGGTTTCGTCCCAAGCCACACCGGCTTCAAGCTGCGTCTCTGA
- a CDS encoding lysophospholipid acyltransferase family protein: MSHAWMPTSPCGDGCLTEGAPTVALPRRVMRYAAAVTVVFAALLVSPALLVVRGQSRDRLLRRIFRSVLRAFGVRLSVVGGEDFLAAPAGRGALVVNNHISWLDIIAINALRPMRALAKIEIGSWPILGTLVRRGGSIFLDRNRLRTLPGTMTELADSLRGGALVNVTPEGTTWCGLASGRFTTATFQAAIDGGVPVRPIALRYRLADGRETSQPAFIGPESLIASLGRVASLRGLVLEVHVCPEIAPGRAEDRHSLAALAESAVHSALGTVRIPPQRRRILVSSRKPAHPAVR; the protein is encoded by the coding sequence CCGAAGGCGCGCCTACCGTCGCCCTGCCCCGCCGGGTCATGCGTTACGCCGCCGCGGTGACGGTGGTCTTCGCGGCACTGCTGGTTTCGCCGGCTCTGCTCGTGGTCCGCGGACAGAGCCGGGATCGCTTGCTGCGCCGGATCTTCCGCTCGGTCCTGCGGGCGTTCGGCGTTCGGCTGTCCGTGGTCGGCGGTGAAGACTTCCTAGCCGCTCCCGCAGGCCGAGGCGCGCTGGTTGTCAACAACCACATCTCGTGGCTGGACATCATCGCCATCAACGCGCTGCGCCCGATGCGCGCACTCGCGAAGATCGAAATCGGCTCCTGGCCGATCCTCGGAACGCTCGTCCGCCGAGGCGGCAGCATCTTTCTCGACCGCAACCGTTTGCGCACCCTGCCGGGCACGATGACTGAGCTAGCCGACAGCCTGCGCGGCGGTGCGCTCGTCAATGTCACTCCCGAGGGCACGACTTGGTGCGGCCTGGCGTCGGGCCGCTTCACGACGGCCACCTTCCAGGCCGCGATCGACGGCGGCGTTCCGGTCCGGCCGATTGCCTTGCGTTATCGACTGGCCGACGGCCGCGAAACCAGCCAGCCTGCGTTCATCGGCCCGGAGTCCTTGATCGCATCGCTGGGCCGAGTCGCCTCGTTGCGCGGTCTGGTTCTCGAAGTGCACGTCTGTCCGGAGATCGCCCCGGGCAGGGCGGAGGACCGTCATTCCCTGGCCGCCCTGGCAGAGTCCGCGGTCCATTCCGCGCTCGGCACGGTCCGCATTCCGCCGCAGCGCCGTCGGATCCTGGTCAGCTCGCGCAAACCGGCTCACCCGGCGGTTCGCTGA